The Lycium barbarum isolate Lr01 chromosome 10, ASM1917538v2, whole genome shotgun sequence genome includes a region encoding these proteins:
- the LOC132614851 gene encoding 8-hydroxygeraniol dehydrogenase-like, translating to MEKSHQNEHPIKAFGWAARDTSGVLSPFNFSRRATSEKDVQFKVLYCGICHTDLHQLKNDWGNSVYPIIPGHEIVGVVTEVGNKVKKFKVGDKVGVGYVVGSCSKCENCCNDLENYCPGLITTANATYSDGTITYGGYSDLMVVDEHFAVNWPENLPMEAAPLLCAGITTYSPLKYYGLDKPGMHIGVVGLGGLGHMAVKFAKAFGTNVTVISTSLSKKEEAIERLGVDSFLVSRDPDQMQTAAGSLDGIIDTVSATHPLSPLINLLKTNGKLVMVGAPEKPLELPVFPLLLGRKLVAGSAVGGVKEIQEMVNFAAEHNITPDVEVVPMEYVNTALERLVKSDVKYRFVLDIGNTLNKS from the exons AATGAACACCCAATTAAGGCCTTTGGATGGGCAGCTAGAGACACCTCTGGGGTTCTTTCTCCGTTCAATTTTTCAAGAAG AGCAACAAGTGAAAAAGATGTGCAGTTCAAAGTATTGTATTGTGGAATTTGCCATACTGATCTTCATCAGCTCAAGAATGATTGGGGCAACAGCGTATATCCCATTATACCTGG GCATGAGATTGTTGGTGTAGTAACTGAGGTTGGTAACAAGGTAAAGAAGTTTAAAGTCGGAGACAAAGTAGGCGTTGGATATGTAGTAGGATCGTGTAGCAAATGCGAAAACTGTTGCAATGATCTCGAGAACTACTGTCCCGGTCTGATAACAACAGCCAATGCTACTTACTCTGATGGAACCATTACATATGGAGGTTACTCGGATCTCATGGTTGTCGACGAGCACTTTGCAGTTAATTGGCCAGAAAATTTGCCAATGGAAGCTGCTCCTCTGTTATGTGCTGGGATTACAACctatagccctttgaaatattATGGACTTGACAAGCCTGGAATGCACAtcggtgttgtgggccttggtgGTCTTGGCCATATGGCTGTGAAATTCGCTAAGGCATTCGGAACCAATGTGACTGTTATCAGCACGTCTCTTAGTAAGAAAGAGGAAGCAATTGAGCGTTTGGGCGTGGACTCATTTTTGGTCAGCCGTGACCCTGACCAAATGCAG ACTGCAGCAGGATCACTTGATGGCATTATAGACACAGTCTCTGCAACTCACCCTCTTTCTCCACTGATTAATTTGTTGAAAACTAACGGGAAGCTCGTGATGGTTGGGGCGCCAGAAAAACCACTGGAGTTGCCCGTGTTTCCCTTGCTTTTAG GACGGAAGCTAGTGGCAGGGAGTGCCGTAGGAGGGGTGAAGGAGATACAAGAGATGGTAAATTTCGCGGCAGAGCATAACATAACACCAGATGTTGAAGTCGTGCCAATGGAGTACGTGAATACAGCGTTGGAGCGTCTTGTGAAATCGGATGTGAAGTATCGTTTTGTGCTTGACATTGGCAATACATTGAACAAGAGTTAG